GCCGTGCATGCGCAGCCCGAAGGCCTCCGTGCGCAGCTCCTTGCGGCGGGGCGCGAGGGCGGCGGCGACGAAGGTGCGCAGCACGGGGACGCGGGCGGCGAGGCGGATCCAGCGGAAGGCCAGGTAGTGGGCCTTCTCCGGGTCCATGCGCTGGAAGACGAGGTTGAAGAAGATCTTGTACATGGTGTCCTCATGACGAGGGGGACACCGTTTCCGGTGTCCCCCTCGTCGGCTGCTAGTCGCGGGCCGCGGTCAGGTGTTCGGCGTGTTCCTGGAGCGAACGGACGCCCACGTCTCCGTGGTTGAGTGCGTCGATGCCCTGGACGGCGGCGGCGAGCGCCTGGACCGTCGTCAGGCACGGGACCGACCGTGCCACGGCCGCCGTACGGATCTCGTAGCCGTCGAGGCGGCCGCCGGTGCCGTACGGGGTGTTGACGATGAGGTCGACCTCGCCGTCGTGGATGAGCTGGACGATGGTCTTCTCGCCGTTCGGGCCGGTGCCCTCGGACTGCTTGCGTACGACGGTGGCGTTGATGCCGTTGCGCTTGAGGACCTCGGCGGTGCCGGAGGTGGCCATCAGCTCGAAGCCGTGGGCGACCAGCTCGCGCGCCGGGAAGATCATCGACCGCTTGTCCCGGTTGGCGACCGAGATGAACGCGCGACCCTTGGTGGGCAGCGGGCCGTAGGCGCCGGCCTGCGACTTGGCGTACGCCGTGCCGAAGACGGCGTCGATGCCCATGACCTCGCCGGTGGAGCGCATCTCGGGGCCGAGGACGGTGTCGACACCGCGGCCGTGGACGTCGCGGAAGCGCGACCACGGCATGACCGCCTCCTTGACGGAGATCGGCGCGTCGAGCGGCAGCTCGCCGCCGTCGCCGGTGGCGGGCAGCAGGCCCTCCGCCCGCAGCTCGGCGATGGTCGCGCCCAGCGAGATCCGGGCGGCGGCCTTGGCCAGCGGCACCGCGGTCGCCTTCGAGGTGAAGGGGACGGTGCGGGAGGCGCGCGGGTTGGCCTCCAGGACGTAGAGGATGTCCCCGGCCATCGCGAACTGGATGTTGATCAGGCCGCGGACGCCGACGCCCTTGGCGATGGCCTCCGTGGAGGCCCGCAGCCGCTTGATGTCGAAGCCCCCCAGCGTGATCGGGGGCAGGGCACAGGCGGAGTCGCCGGAGTGGATGCCGGCTTCCTCGATGTGCTCCATGACGCCGCCGAGGTAGAGCTCGGTGCCGTCGTAGAGGGCGTCGACGTCGATCTCGATCGCGTCGTCGAGGAAGCGGTCGACGAGGACCGGCCGGGAGGGGCTGATCTCGGTCGACTCGGCGATGTAGGACGACAGCCGGGTCTCGTCGTAGACGATCTCCATGCCGCGCCCGCCGAGGACGTACGACGGCCGCACCAGGACCGGGTAGCCGATCTCGTCGGCGATGGCCTTGGCCTCGGCGAAGGTGGTGGCGGTGCCGTGCTTGGGGGCCGGCAGGCCGGCCTCGGCGAGCACGCGCCCGAAGGCGCCGCGGTCCTCGGCGGCGTGGATGGCCTCGGGCGAGGTGCCCACGATCGGCACGCCGTTGTCCTTGAGCGCCTGCGAGAGGCCCAGCGGGGTCTGGCCGCCCAGCTGCACGATCACGCCCGCCACCGGACCGGCCTGCTGCTCGGCGTGGACGATCTCCAGCACGTCCTCCAGCGTCAGCGGCTCGAAGTACAGGCGGTCGGAGGTGTCGTAGTCGGTGGAGACGGTCTCGGGGTTGCAGTTGACCATGACCGTCTCGTAGCCCGCGTCGCTCAGCGCGAAGGAGGCGTGGACGCACGAGTAGTCGAACTCGATGCCCTGGCCGATGCGGTTGGGGCCGGAGCCCAGGATGATGACGGCCGGCTTCTCGCGGGGGGCGACCTCGGTCTCCTCGTCGTAGGAGGAGTAGAAGTACGGCGTCCTCGCGGCGAACTCGGCGGCGCAGGTGTCGACCGTCTTGTAGACCGGGCGGACGCCCAGCGCGTGCCGCACCTCGCGCACGACGTCCTCGCGCAGGCCGCGGATCTCCGCGATCTGCACGTCGGAGAAGCCGTGCCGCTTGGCCTCGGCGAGCAGTTCCGGCGTCAGCTCGGCGGCCTCGGCGAGTTCGTCGGCGAGTTCCTTGATGAGGAAGAGCTGGTCGACGAACCAGGGGTCGATCTTGGTGTACTCGAAGACCTCCTCGGGCGTGGCGCCCGCGCGGATGGCCCCCATGACCGTGTTGATCCGGCCGTCGGTGGGGCGCACCGACTCCCGCAGCAGCTCGTTCTTGTCGCCCGGCTCGCCGACGAAGGTGAACTGGCTGCCCTTCTTCTCCAGCGAGCGCAGCGCCTTCTGGAAGGCCTCGGTGAAGTTGCGGCCGATGGCCATGGCCTCGCCGACCGACTTCATGGTGGTGGTCAGCGTGGAGTCGGCCTGCGGGAACTTCTCGAAGGCGAACCGGGGGGCCTTGACGACCACGTAGTCGAGCGTGGGCTCGAAGGAGGCCGGGGTCTCCTGCGTGATGTCGTTCGGGATCTCGTCGAGGGTGTAGCCGACGGCGAGCTTGGCGGCGATCTTGGCGATCGGGAAGCCGGTCGCCTTGGAGGCGAGGGCCGAGGAGCGCGACACGCGCGGGTTCATCTCGATGACGATCACGCGGCCGTCCTCGGGGTTCACCGCGAACTGGATGTTGCAGCCGCCGGTGTCGACGCCGACCTCGCGGATGATCGCGATGCCGACGTCGCGCAGGATCTGGTACTCGCGGTCGGTCAGCGTCATCGCGGGCGCCACGGTGATCGAGTCGCCGGTGTGCACGCCCATGGGGTCGAAGTTCTCGATGGAGCAGACGACCACGACGTTGTCGTGCTTGTCGCGCATCAGCTCCAGCTCGTACTCCTTCCAGCCGAGGATGGACTCCTCCAGGAGCACCTCGGTGGTCGGCGAGAGGGTGAGGCCCTGTCCGGCGATGCGGCGCAATTCCTCCTCGTCGTGCGCGAAGCCGGAGCCGGCGCCGCCCATGGTGAAGGACGGGCGGACGACGACCGGGTAGCCGCCGAGGGTCTCGACGCCCGCGAGGACGTCGTCCATGGAGTGGCAGATGACGGAGCGGGCGGACTCGCCGTGCCCGATCTTCCGGCGGACCTCCTCCACGACCTCCTTGAACAGGTCGCGGTCCTCGCCCTTGTGGATCGCCTGCACGTTGGCGCCGATCAGCTCGACGCCGTACTTCTCCAGGACGCCGTTGTCGTGCAGGGAGATGGCCGTGTTGAGGGCCGTCTGGCCGCCCAGGGTGGGCAGCAGGGCGTCGGGGCGCTCCTTGGCGATGATCTTCTCGACGAACTCGGGGGTGATCGGCTCGACGTAGGTGGCGTCGGCGATCTCCGGGTCGGTCATGATCGTCGCCGGATTGGAGTTCACGAGGATCACGCGCAGACCCTCGGACTTCAGGACGCGGCACGCCTGGGTGCCGGAGTAGTCGAACTCGGCGGCCTGGCCGATGACGATCGGGCCGGAGCCGATGACCAGGACGGACTGGATATCGGTGCGCTTAGGCACGCTGGCCCTCCATCAGGGATACGAAGCGGTCGAACAGGTAGGCGGCGTCGTGCGGACCGGCTGCCGCTTCGGGGTGGTACTGGACGCTGAAGGCCGGGCGGTCGAGGAGCTGGAGGCCCTCCACCACGTTGTCGTTCAGACAGACGTGGGAGACCTCGGCGCGGCCGTAGGGGGTCTCGGAGACCTTCTCGAGCGGGGCGTCGACGGCGAAGCCGTGGTTGTGCGCGGTGACCTCGACCTTGCCGGTCGTACGGTCCTGCACCGGCTGGTTGATGCCCCGGTGGCCGTACTTGAGCTTGTAGGTGCCGAAGCCCAGCGCGCGGCCCAGGATCTGGTTGCCGAAGCAGATGCCGAACAGCGGGGTGCCGCGCTCCAGGACCGCCTGCATGACGGAGACCGGGTGGTCGGCGGTGGCCGGGTCGCCGGGGCCGTTGGAGAAGAACACGCCGTCCGGTTCGACGGCGAAGACGTCCTCGGCGGTGGCCGTGGCGGGCAGGACGTGGACCTCGATGCCGCGCTCGGCCATCCGGTGCGGGGTCATGCCCTTGATGCCGAGGTCGACGGCGGCGACGGTGAACTTCTTCTCACCGATCGCCGGGATGACGTACGCCTCCTTGGTGGCGACCTCGGCGGAAAGGTCGGCGCCCTTCATCTCGGGGGCCTGGCGGACCTCGGCGAGCATGGTGCCCTCGTCGGGCAGGGCGTTGCCGGAGAAGATGCCGACGCGCATGGCGCCGCGCTCGCGCAGGTGGCGGGTGAGCGCGCGGGTGTCGATCCCGGAGATGCCGACGACGCCCTGGTGGCGCAGCTCGTCGTCGAGCGGGCGGCGCGAGCGCCAGTTGGACGGCACGCGCGCGGGGTCGCGCACGACGTATCCGGCGACCCAGATGCGCTTGCTCTCCGGGTCCTCGTCGTTGACGCCGGTGTTGCCGACGTGCGGGGCGGTCATCACGACGACCTGGCGGTGGTAGGAGGGGTCGGTCAACGTCTCCTGGTAGCCGGTCATGCCGGTCGAGAAGACCGCCTCGCCGAAGGTCACCCCCACGGCCCCGTAGGCACGGCCGCGGAAGATCCGGCCGTCCTCCAGGACGAGTACGGCGGGAGTCCTGGAAGCTCCCCTGGTGGAGGTTGTCATCGTGCGCCTTCCGTCTTGTTGATCATCACATTCAGGGCCTCGACCCACTCCGTGTGCTCGGCCGCGCGGTCGGAGCGGAAGCCGGAGTCGATCAGCCGGTCGCCGTGCTGCCAGGTCACCACGAGCAGCCCTCCCTCGGTCAGCACCTTGCCGGCGATGCCCTTGTCCAGCCGGGCCTCGCGCAGCTGGGCCGCCGGGACGAAGAAGTCGGTCGCGCCGGGGCGTACGACGTCCAGTCCCGCGTCCGTCAGCGTGAGCTCGGCCCGGCTGCGGGTGCCGAGGCCGTGCGCCACGATGCGGTCGAGCCACTGATGGGCGGTGGTGGAGCCGTGGTAGCGGCCGCTCATCGTCAGTCTGGCCTCGCCGGGCTCGTCCGGCGCGCCGGGCAGCTCGGGCAGGTCGCCCTGGAGCGTGCCGCGCCATTTCCAGCCCTCGCGCATCAGCCAGTAGACGAGCGCGACGAAGAGCGCGAGTCCGACGAGCCAGCCGATGCGGGCGGCCCAGTCGGTGACCTCGGCCGACTCCTTCTCGGCGGCCAGCAGGATTACAGGTGTCACGTGAGCTTCCCGTCGACGAGCGTCGCCTTGCCCCGCAGCCACGTGTGCGTCACACGGCCCGGCAGCTCACGTCCCTCGTAGGGGGTGTTGCGGCTGCGCGAGGCGAAGCCCGCGGGGTCCACCGACCCACGGTATGCGGTGTCGACGAGCGTGAGGTTGGCGGGCTCACCAGCCGAGACGGGACGCCCGTGGCCCTTGGCCCCGCCGATCGCGGCCGGCTTGAAGGACATCCGCTCGGCGACCCCGGCCCAGGTGAGCAGGCCGGTGTCCACCATGGTCTCCTGCACGACCGACAGCGCGGTCTCCAGGCCGACCATGCCCATGGCGGCCGCGGCCCACTCGCAGTCCTTGTCCTCCTGCGGGTGCGGGGCGTGGTCGGTGGCGACGATGTCGATCGTGCCGTCGGCGAGCGCCTCGCGCAGGGCGAGCACGTCCCGCTCGGTGCGCAGCGGCGGGTTGACCTTGTAGACCGGGTTGTAGGTGCGCACCAGCTCGTCCGTCAGCAGCAGGTGGTGCGGGGTGACCTCCGCGGTGACGTCGATGCCGCGGGACTTGGCCCAGCGGACGATCTCGACGGACCCGGCGGTGGAGAGGTGGCAGATGTGCACGCGCGAGCCGACGTGCTCGGCGAGCAGGACGTCCCGGGCGATGATCGACTCCTCGGCCACCGCGGGCCAGCCGCCCAGACCCAGTTCGGCGGAGACGATGCCCTCGTTCATCTGGGCGCCCTCGGTCAGCCGCGGCTCCTGCGCGTGCTGGGCGACGACACCGCCGAAGGCCTTCACGTACTCCAGCGCCCGCCGCATGATCACCGCGTCGTCGACGCACTTGCCGTCGTCCGAGAAGACGGTGACGCCGGCGGCCGACTCGTGCATGGCGCCCAGTTCGGCGAGCTTCCTGCCCTCCAGGCCGACGGTGACGGCGCCGATGGGCTGCACGTCGCAGTAGCCGTGCTCCTGGCCGAGCCGGTAGACCTGCTCGACGACGCCGGCGGTGTCGGCGACCGGGAAGGTGTTGGCCATGGCGAACACGGCCGTGAAGCCGCCGCTCGCCGCGGCGCGGGTGCCGGTCAGCACGGTCTCGGAGTCCTCGCGGCCGGGCTCGCGCAGATGGGTGTGCAGGTCGACCAGGCCCGGCAGCAGGACCTTGCCGTCCGCCTCGACGACCTCGGC
Above is a genomic segment from Streptomyces sp. SLBN-31 containing:
- a CDS encoding dihydroorotase, whose protein sequence is MSKILIRGAKVLGGEAQDVLIDGSTIAEVGAGLSAEGAEVVEADGKVLLPGLVDLHTHLREPGREDSETVLTGTRAAASGGFTAVFAMANTFPVADTAGVVEQVYRLGQEHGYCDVQPIGAVTVGLEGRKLAELGAMHESAAGVTVFSDDGKCVDDAVIMRRALEYVKAFGGVVAQHAQEPRLTEGAQMNEGIVSAELGLGGWPAVAEESIIARDVLLAEHVGSRVHICHLSTAGSVEIVRWAKSRGIDVTAEVTPHHLLLTDELVRTYNPVYKVNPPLRTERDVLALREALADGTIDIVATDHAPHPQEDKDCEWAAAAMGMVGLETALSVVQETMVDTGLLTWAGVAERMSFKPAAIGGAKGHGRPVSAGEPANLTLVDTAYRGSVDPAGFASRSRNTPYEGRELPGRVTHTWLRGKATLVDGKLT
- the carA gene encoding glutamine-hydrolyzing carbamoyl-phosphate synthase small subunit; its protein translation is MTTSTRGASRTPAVLVLEDGRIFRGRAYGAVGVTFGEAVFSTGMTGYQETLTDPSYHRQVVVMTAPHVGNTGVNDEDPESKRIWVAGYVVRDPARVPSNWRSRRPLDDELRHQGVVGISGIDTRALTRHLRERGAMRVGIFSGNALPDEGTMLAEVRQAPEMKGADLSAEVATKEAYVIPAIGEKKFTVAAVDLGIKGMTPHRMAERGIEVHVLPATATAEDVFAVEPDGVFFSNGPGDPATADHPVSVMQAVLERGTPLFGICFGNQILGRALGFGTYKLKYGHRGINQPVQDRTTGKVEVTAHNHGFAVDAPLEKVSETPYGRAEVSHVCLNDNVVEGLQLLDRPAFSVQYHPEAAAGPHDAAYLFDRFVSLMEGQRA
- the carB gene encoding carbamoyl-phosphate synthase large subunit is translated as MPKRTDIQSVLVIGSGPIVIGQAAEFDYSGTQACRVLKSEGLRVILVNSNPATIMTDPEIADATYVEPITPEFVEKIIAKERPDALLPTLGGQTALNTAISLHDNGVLEKYGVELIGANVQAIHKGEDRDLFKEVVEEVRRKIGHGESARSVICHSMDDVLAGVETLGGYPVVVRPSFTMGGAGSGFAHDEEELRRIAGQGLTLSPTTEVLLEESILGWKEYELELMRDKHDNVVVVCSIENFDPMGVHTGDSITVAPAMTLTDREYQILRDVGIAIIREVGVDTGGCNIQFAVNPEDGRVIVIEMNPRVSRSSALASKATGFPIAKIAAKLAVGYTLDEIPNDITQETPASFEPTLDYVVVKAPRFAFEKFPQADSTLTTTMKSVGEAMAIGRNFTEAFQKALRSLEKKGSQFTFVGEPGDKNELLRESVRPTDGRINTVMGAIRAGATPEEVFEYTKIDPWFVDQLFLIKELADELAEAAELTPELLAEAKRHGFSDVQIAEIRGLREDVVREVRHALGVRPVYKTVDTCAAEFAARTPYFYSSYDEETEVAPREKPAVIILGSGPNRIGQGIEFDYSCVHASFALSDAGYETVMVNCNPETVSTDYDTSDRLYFEPLTLEDVLEIVHAEQQAGPVAGVIVQLGGQTPLGLSQALKDNGVPIVGTSPEAIHAAEDRGAFGRVLAEAGLPAPKHGTATTFAEAKAIADEIGYPVLVRPSYVLGGRGMEIVYDETRLSSYIAESTEISPSRPVLVDRFLDDAIEIDVDALYDGTELYLGGVMEHIEEAGIHSGDSACALPPITLGGFDIKRLRASTEAIAKGVGVRGLINIQFAMAGDILYVLEANPRASRTVPFTSKATAVPLAKAAARISLGATIAELRAEGLLPATGDGGELPLDAPISVKEAVMPWSRFRDVHGRGVDTVLGPEMRSTGEVMGIDAVFGTAYAKSQAGAYGPLPTKGRAFISVANRDKRSMIFPARELVAHGFELMATSGTAEVLKRNGINATVVRKQSEGTGPNGEKTIVQLIHDGEVDLIVNTPYGTGGRLDGYEIRTAAVARSVPCLTTVQALAAAVQGIDALNHGDVGVRSLQEHAEHLTAARD